A single genomic interval of Chrysemys picta bellii isolate R12L10 chromosome 8, ASM1138683v2, whole genome shotgun sequence harbors:
- the METTL18 gene encoding histidine protein methyltransferase 1 homolog — protein sequence MAFQFNFSIEEKAGNELETLGDTALQLESAQASLNPGGSTEKSKEISSEENVVHKESLCAHEATPKTADPVANCSPDKSQVQVLPKKRASFKVAKEHNIPEDFSKVLENKVMEAVQGLYYVNISVVEMTLSNDSHEEDIVSKSISSHSDLITGIYEGGLKIWECTFDLMDYLSEAEMQFINKTVLDLGCGAGLLGILALKRNAKKVHFQDYNHTVIDEITLPNVVANCTDGGGDGRISEPPSKKHKKADFIPALMSKCRFFSGEWAEFSQLLLSGNKPFSRYDLILTSETIYNPDYYSALHDTISKLLDKNGRVYLASKAHYFGVGGGVHIFEKFIEERNVFRTRTVKVIDEGLTRYIIEMAFKISS from the coding sequence ATGGCTTTTCAGTTTAACTTCTCTATTGAAGAGAAAGCAGGAAATGAACTCGAGACTCTTGGTGATACAGCCTTGCAGCTGGAATCTGCACAGGCTTCTTTGAACCCAGGCGGATCTACAGAAAAGAGCAAAGAAATTTCATCAGAAGAAAATGTTGTGCACAAGGAGTCTCTGTGTGCACATGAGGCAACACCCAAAACTGCAGATCCAGTAGCAAACTGTAGCCCTGATAAAAGCCAGGTCCAGGTGCTGCCAAAGAAACGAGCCAGCTTTAAAGTTGCCAAAGAGCATAATATTCCTGAAGATTTCAGCAAAGTGTTAGAAAATAAAGTTATGGAAGCTGTACAGGGCctatactatgtaaatatttctgTGGTGGAAATGACCCTTTCAAATGACTCCCATGAAGAAGACATAGTGTCTAAAAGTATTTCTTCTCACTCTGATCTTATCACAGGCATCTATGAAGGAGGGCTGAAAATATGGGAATGCACTTTTGATCTCATGGATTATTTGTCAGAGGCTGAAATGCAGTTTATCAACAAGACAGTCTTGGATCTTGGttgtggggctgggctgctgggaaTACTTGCATTAAAGAGAAATGCTAAAAAAGTCCACTTTCAGGACTATAACCACACTGTGATTGATGAAATAACCTTGCCTAATGTAGTGGCTAACTGTActgatggtggtggtgatggcagaATTAGTGAACCTCCTTCAAAGAAGCACAAGAAAGCAGACTTCATACCAGCTCTAATGtctaaatgcagatttttttccgGAGAATGGGCTGAGTTTAGCCAACTCCTGTTAAGTGGCAACAAACCCTTTTCAAGGTATGACCTTATTCTCACATCCGAGACCATCTACAATCCTGACTACTACAGTGCTTTGCATGATACGATTTCTAAACTGTTGGATAAAAATGGCCGCGTGTATTTGGCTAGCAAAGCACAttattttggggtgggaggtggagtgCATATCTTTGAGAAATTCATTGAAGAGAGGAATGTGTTCAGGACTAGAACTGTCAAAGTTATCGATGAAGGACTGACGCGGTACATTATTGAAATGGCCTTTAAGATTTCCAGTTAA